Proteins encoded within one genomic window of Amycolatopsis sp. 2-15:
- a CDS encoding class F sortase, whose translation MARKSRLITGFVLGAASVLVVELATVVISAPPMAVVAGSAQPAAAALAGLRPAAPSEAPSSAPPPTPSSTAPAAPPPAAPVEHKQPPLAPQKPGTLRLPGGGTAAMVRQGLGPGNTLPVPSDIGQAAWWGAALDAVSGASVFAGHVNWKGATGPFAELWNERIGGEVTIVDSVGKTSKYRISQLVTVHKDDLPGRADDLFGQAGPHRVVLVTCGGRWVGGTDGYEENRVVVADPV comes from the coding sequence ATGGCACGCAAGAGCCGGTTGATCACCGGTTTCGTCCTCGGCGCGGCGAGCGTTCTCGTGGTGGAGCTCGCCACCGTCGTGATCAGCGCACCCCCGATGGCGGTGGTGGCCGGCAGTGCTCAGCCGGCCGCCGCCGCCCTCGCGGGTTTGCGGCCGGCTGCGCCTTCGGAGGCGCCTTCTTCGGCGCCTCCTCCGACGCCGTCGTCCACCGCTCCTGCCGCACCGCCGCCGGCCGCGCCGGTGGAGCACAAGCAGCCCCCGCTCGCACCGCAGAAGCCGGGCACGCTCCGGCTGCCCGGCGGCGGGACGGCCGCGATGGTGCGCCAGGGCCTCGGCCCGGGCAACACCCTGCCGGTGCCGTCGGACATCGGGCAGGCGGCCTGGTGGGGCGCGGCGCTCGACGCGGTGAGCGGCGCCAGCGTCTTCGCGGGGCATGTGAACTGGAAGGGCGCGACGGGACCGTTCGCCGAGCTGTGGAACGAGCGCATCGGCGGCGAGGTGACCATTGTGGACAGTGTGGGAAAGACGTCGAAGTACCGGATCTCGCAGCTGGTCACCGTGCACAAGGACGATCTGCCGGGCCGCGCCGACGACCTCTTCGGGCAGGCCGGGCCGCACCGGGTGGTGCTCGTGACGTGTGGCGGCCGGTGGGTCGGCGGGACCGACGGGTACGAGGAGAACCGGGTCGTCGTCGCGGATCCGGTCTGA
- a CDS encoding SpaA isopeptide-forming pilin-related protein: MGWSSRPRARLRAAAGLVATAVLGALSLTAIGPTAADAATQQGIGVEVPAQRFDNKDHSGNWLGSYLVAGKQVFCVSFQLKAPDSNEKYKPGDKLLTKWGDEIPADKAADISYLLLRYGDTKDANVAAALAHLLHSWTSAPRPGHDDLNQALPADKIGYDIDMHLQGLKDKAPTAYDDVAELTSDAEANRGPWTASVTPPKEDQHLGTAATWTVTVKNAKGTGVPDVAVKLDATDATLTTGSGSDSQDDAQASDTAGGSATVQGAQTETTLKTGADGTISVKLTPTGDQPKLAMSLSAPADRPYVQNPVNTGIQNVVSTGGEKTLTAEGVVAVAKPGKVQVTKTDAKTGKGIGGATLRITGKDKKSAATGQDGKPLDGPDGQPVVVTTAGDTGAVTVDNLLAPQDICVVEVNAPPGYENAFDPKNPPSVCGSLKPGDTLALTVANTPNEVPHAIPAGDQPVAMAKGAVETSFSTPGLIGLAVLALVGSGLVGFAARRASRR; the protein is encoded by the coding sequence ATGGGGTGGTCTTCACGCCCGCGCGCTCGCCTGCGCGCGGCCGCCGGTCTGGTCGCCACGGCCGTGCTCGGCGCACTCTCCCTCACCGCAATCGGCCCGACCGCCGCCGACGCCGCGACCCAGCAGGGCATCGGGGTCGAGGTCCCGGCCCAGCGGTTCGACAACAAGGACCACAGCGGCAACTGGCTCGGGTCCTACCTCGTCGCCGGCAAGCAGGTCTTCTGCGTCAGCTTCCAGCTGAAGGCGCCGGACTCGAACGAGAAGTACAAGCCCGGCGACAAGCTGCTCACCAAGTGGGGCGACGAGATCCCCGCCGACAAGGCGGCCGACATCTCGTACCTGCTGCTGCGTTACGGCGACACCAAGGACGCGAACGTCGCCGCCGCGCTCGCGCACCTGCTGCACTCGTGGACCTCCGCGCCGCGGCCCGGGCACGACGACCTCAACCAGGCGCTGCCCGCGGACAAGATCGGTTACGACATCGACATGCACCTGCAGGGGCTGAAGGACAAGGCCCCCACGGCGTATGACGACGTCGCCGAACTGACCTCCGACGCCGAGGCCAACCGCGGCCCGTGGACCGCTTCGGTCACGCCGCCGAAGGAAGACCAGCACCTCGGCACCGCGGCGACCTGGACGGTCACCGTGAAGAACGCCAAGGGCACCGGCGTCCCCGACGTCGCGGTGAAGCTCGACGCCACCGACGCGACGCTGACCACCGGCAGCGGGTCCGACTCGCAGGACGACGCGCAGGCCAGCGACACGGCCGGCGGTAGCGCGACCGTCCAGGGCGCGCAGACGGAGACCACGCTCAAGACCGGCGCCGACGGCACGATCTCGGTGAAGCTCACGCCGACCGGCGACCAGCCGAAGCTCGCGATGTCGCTCTCGGCCCCGGCCGACCGGCCCTACGTGCAGAACCCGGTGAACACCGGCATCCAGAACGTGGTGTCCACCGGCGGCGAGAAGACGCTGACCGCGGAAGGTGTCGTCGCCGTCGCGAAGCCGGGCAAAGTCCAGGTGACCAAGACGGACGCGAAGACCGGCAAGGGCATCGGCGGCGCGACGCTGCGGATCACCGGCAAGGACAAGAAGTCCGCCGCCACCGGGCAGGACGGCAAGCCGCTCGACGGCCCCGACGGGCAGCCCGTGGTCGTCACGACCGCCGGCGACACCGGCGCGGTGACCGTGGACAACCTGTTGGCGCCGCAGGACATCTGCGTCGTCGAGGTCAACGCGCCGCCGGGCTACGAGAACGCGTTCGACCCGAAGAACCCGCCCTCGGTGTGCGGCTCATTGAAGCCGGGCGACACACTGGCGCTCACCGTCGCCAACACGCCGAACGAGGTCCCCCATGCGATCCCCGCGGGCGACCAGCCGGTGGCGATGGCGAAGGGTGCCGTCGAGACGAGCTTCTCCACGCCGGGGCTGATCGGCCTCGCGGTGCTCGCGCTCGTCGGTTCGGGTCTGGTCGGGTTCGCCGCGCGGCGCGCGTCCCGGAGGTAG
- a CDS encoding Bax inhibitor-1/YccA family protein, producing the protein MRSSSNPAFRNLSRGSAASGQYGPNVGFDQRPYGTPQGQGGVPGYGPGQMAAGSADRPMTVDDVVVKTGLSLGVALVFGVLTAIWAQTQLVTDSLGRVEGMSGALLGALFGGLIVGLVLSLVIIFGQKASGPLTLAYSAAEGIFLGALSGLFELLYPGIALQALIGTAGVFIAMLVVYKTGAVKVTPKLTKWIVGAVGGVVVLMLVNLLTSLFFGFNPLRGGGPIAIIFSLVVIGIAAFSFLLDFDQADRMIRSGMPAKWAWFAAFGLMTTLVWLYLEILRLLSYLRD; encoded by the coding sequence GTGCGTTCCAGTAGCAACCCGGCGTTCCGCAACCTGTCCCGCGGTTCGGCCGCTTCAGGGCAGTACGGGCCGAACGTGGGCTTCGACCAGCGGCCCTACGGCACTCCTCAGGGCCAGGGCGGTGTGCCCGGCTACGGTCCCGGGCAGATGGCGGCCGGTTCCGCCGACCGCCCGATGACGGTCGACGACGTCGTCGTCAAGACCGGACTTTCGCTGGGCGTCGCCCTGGTGTTCGGCGTCCTCACGGCGATCTGGGCCCAGACCCAGCTCGTCACCGACTCACTCGGCCGCGTCGAGGGCATGAGCGGGGCGCTGCTCGGCGCGCTGTTCGGCGGCCTGATCGTGGGCCTGGTCCTCTCGCTCGTGATCATCTTCGGGCAGAAGGCGAGCGGTCCGCTCACGCTGGCCTACTCGGCCGCCGAGGGCATTTTCCTCGGTGCGCTCAGCGGGCTGTTCGAGCTGCTCTACCCGGGGATCGCGCTGCAGGCGCTGATCGGCACGGCGGGTGTGTTCATCGCGATGCTGGTGGTCTACAAGACCGGCGCCGTGAAGGTCACGCCGAAGCTGACCAAGTGGATCGTCGGGGCCGTGGGTGGCGTCGTGGTCCTGATGCTGGTCAACCTCCTCACCTCGCTGTTCTTCGGCTTCAACCCGCTGCGCGGCGGCGGGCCGATCGCAATCATCTTCAGCCTGGTGGTCATCGGCATCGCCGCGTTCAGCTTCCTGCTCGACTTCGATCAGGCCGACCGCATGATCCGCTCGGGGATGCCGGCCAAGTGGGCGTGGTTCGCGGCCTTCGGCCTCATGACCACGCTGGTGTGGCTGTACCTCGAGATCTTGCGGCTGTTGTCCTACCTACGCGATTAG
- a CDS encoding DHA2 family efflux MFS transporter permease subunit — protein sequence MSAQPSPAAPGAAGLDDKLDRGVLKIASVVVLGAIMAILDTTVVNVALQKLTIEFSTSFDTIQWVATGYMLALATVIPVTGWASDRFGTKRLYLLAIGTFLVGSMLAGLAWNVESLIIFRVVQGLGGGMLMPAGMTILTRTAGPQRIGRVMSVLGVPMLLGPICGPILGGWLVDAVSWRWIFYINVPIGVIAFVLALHLLPKDKAAKSGRFDFAGLLMVSPGLAALIFGVSRIPSTGTVTAIEVWLPAIAGILLLVSFVLRALRVADPLMDLSLFHNRTFSVSMITLSVFCMGFFGAMLLLPTYFTLVRGESALHAGLLLAPQGFGAMIMMPIAGRLFDKFAARRIVLPGLALIVVGMVPFTQVTSTTPYALLLSAAFVMGLGMGCTMMPITSAALQTLRSEDMAKASTTTSILQQTSGAIGSAIMSIVLAALLGSRFGVPTNEGQLAATAATLNPATHTAASALAAGAFATPFLIATVILAVCLVPAAFLPNRRFIPSPPSTGSDDAAAPVPAAPLH from the coding sequence ATGTCCGCACAACCGAGTCCGGCCGCGCCGGGCGCTGCCGGACTCGACGACAAACTCGACCGCGGCGTGCTCAAGATCGCCTCCGTGGTGGTGCTCGGCGCCATCATGGCGATCCTCGACACCACGGTCGTCAACGTCGCGCTGCAGAAGCTCACGATCGAGTTCTCCACGTCGTTCGACACGATCCAGTGGGTCGCGACCGGCTACATGCTCGCGCTGGCCACGGTCATCCCGGTCACGGGCTGGGCGTCGGACCGGTTCGGCACCAAGCGGCTATACCTGCTGGCGATCGGCACGTTCCTGGTCGGGTCGATGCTGGCGGGGCTGGCGTGGAACGTCGAGTCGCTGATCATCTTCCGCGTCGTGCAGGGCCTCGGCGGCGGCATGCTGATGCCCGCGGGCATGACGATCCTGACGCGCACGGCGGGTCCGCAGCGCATCGGCCGCGTGATGTCGGTGCTCGGCGTGCCGATGCTGCTGGGCCCGATCTGCGGCCCGATCCTCGGCGGCTGGCTCGTCGACGCCGTGAGCTGGCGCTGGATCTTCTACATCAACGTGCCGATCGGCGTCATCGCGTTCGTGCTGGCGCTGCACCTGCTGCCGAAGGACAAGGCGGCGAAGTCGGGCCGCTTCGACTTCGCGGGCCTGCTGATGGTGTCGCCGGGCCTCGCGGCCCTGATCTTCGGCGTCTCGCGGATCCCGTCCACGGGCACGGTCACCGCGATCGAGGTGTGGCTGCCGGCGATCGCGGGCATCTTGCTGCTGGTGAGCTTCGTGCTGCGCGCACTGCGAGTGGCCGACCCGTTGATGGACCTGAGCCTGTTCCACAACCGGACGTTCTCGGTCTCGATGATCACGCTCTCGGTGTTCTGCATGGGCTTCTTCGGCGCGATGCTGCTGCTGCCCACGTACTTCACTCTGGTGCGCGGCGAATCAGCACTGCACGCGGGCCTGCTGCTCGCACCGCAGGGCTTCGGCGCGATGATCATGATGCCGATCGCGGGCCGCTTGTTCGACAAGTTCGCCGCCCGTCGCATCGTGCTGCCGGGCCTGGCGCTGATCGTGGTGGGCATGGTGCCGTTCACGCAGGTCACGTCGACCACGCCGTACGCGCTGCTGCTGTCGGCCGCGTTCGTCATGGGCCTCGGCATGGGCTGCACGATGATGCCGATCACGTCCGCCGCCCTGCAGACGCTGCGCTCCGAGGACATGGCCAAGGCCTCGACCACCACGAGCATCCTGCAGCAGACGTCGGGCGCCATCGGCTCCGCGATCATGTCCATCGTGCTGGCCGCCCTGCTCGGCTCGCGCTTCGGCGTCCCGACCAACGAGGGCCAGCTGGCGGCCACCGCGGCCACCCTGAACCCCGCCACGCACACCGCCGCGTCCGCCCTCGCCGCCGGCGCCTTCGCGACGCCCTTCCTCATCGCCACGGTGATCCTCGCGGTCTGCCTGGTGCCCGCCGCCTTCCTGCCGAACCGGCGCTTCATCCCGTCGCCCCCGTCCACCGGCTCGGACGACGCGGCCGCGCCGGTGCCGGCGGCGCCGTTGCACTGA
- a CDS encoding acetyl-CoA C-acetyltransferase, with the protein MPEAVIVSTARSPIGRAAKGSLVSMRPDDLAVQMIRAALDKVPQLDPADIDDLMLGCGLPGGESGFNMGRAVAVELGYDHLPGCTITRYCSSSLQTTRMAMHAIKAGEGDVFISAGVEAVSRFAKGSSDSWPDTHNPLFSDAETRTKTTAESGTDSWTDPRTEGNVPDVYIAMGQTAENLARLKGITREEMDEFGVRSQNLAEKAIADGFWAKDITPVTLPDGTVVSKDDGPRAGVTIEGVSGLKPVFRPDGRVTAGNCCPLNDGAAAVIVMSDTKARELGLTPLARVVSTGVTGLSPEIMGYGPVEASKQALARAGMSISDIDLVEINEAFAAQVIPSYRDLGVDLDRLNVNGGAIAVGHPFGMTGARITSTLINSLQHHDKQFGLETMCVGGGQGMAMVLERLS; encoded by the coding sequence ATGCCCGAAGCCGTCATCGTCTCCACTGCCCGCTCCCCGATCGGCCGTGCCGCCAAGGGCTCGCTGGTCAGCATGCGCCCCGACGACCTCGCCGTGCAGATGATCCGGGCGGCGCTCGACAAGGTGCCGCAGCTGGACCCCGCCGACATCGACGACCTGATGCTCGGCTGCGGCCTGCCTGGCGGCGAGTCCGGGTTCAACATGGGCCGCGCGGTGGCCGTCGAGCTCGGTTACGACCACCTGCCTGGCTGCACGATCACCCGGTACTGCTCCTCCAGCCTCCAGACCACCCGCATGGCGATGCACGCGATCAAGGCCGGCGAGGGTGACGTCTTCATTTCCGCGGGCGTCGAGGCCGTGTCGCGCTTCGCGAAGGGCAGCTCGGACTCCTGGCCCGACACGCACAACCCGCTCTTCTCCGACGCCGAAACGCGCACGAAGACCACGGCGGAGTCGGGCACGGACAGCTGGACCGACCCGCGCACCGAGGGGAACGTCCCCGACGTCTACATCGCCATGGGCCAGACCGCCGAGAACCTGGCGCGGCTCAAGGGCATCACGCGCGAAGAGATGGACGAGTTCGGCGTGCGCTCGCAGAACCTCGCGGAGAAGGCGATCGCCGACGGCTTCTGGGCCAAGGACATCACGCCGGTCACCCTCCCCGACGGCACCGTCGTGTCCAAGGACGACGGCCCGCGAGCCGGCGTCACCATCGAGGGCGTGTCCGGCCTGAAGCCCGTGTTCCGCCCCGACGGCCGCGTCACCGCCGGCAACTGCTGCCCGCTCAACGACGGCGCCGCCGCCGTGATCGTCATGTCCGACACCAAGGCGCGCGAGCTCGGCCTCACGCCGCTGGCCCGCGTCGTGTCGACGGGCGTTACGGGCCTGTCGCCGGAGATCATGGGCTACGGCCCGGTCGAGGCCTCGAAGCAGGCACTGGCCCGCGCGGGGATGTCCATTTCGGACATCGACCTCGTCGAGATCAACGAGGCGTTCGCCGCGCAGGTCATCCCGTCCTACCGCGACCTGGGCGTCGACCTCGACCGCCTCAACGTCAACGGCGGCGCCATCGCGGTCGGCCACCCGTTCGGCATGACGGGGGCGCGGATCACCTCGACGCTGATCAACTCGCTGCAGCACCACGACAAGCAGTTCGGGCTGGAGACGATGTGTGTCGGTGGCGGGCAGGGCATGGCGATGGTGCTGGAGCGCCTGTCCTGA